The genomic region tttttctcctcatcaatctacactcatTACCCCATATTGACACTAGTAAAAGcaggtttttaaacatttttgctaaatgTATAAAAAACTGATTGCACATTTACACTGGAATTCGCACCCTTTACCCATTActtttgttaaagcaccttttgTTAGTGATTtcagcatcaagtcttcttgggtatgatgctacaagcttggcacacctgtatttggggagtttctcccattcttctctgcagatcctctcaagctctgtcatgtcgGATGGGGAATTTCTTGAACTACACTGTTGGctaagtgcttgtaagtaagcatttcaagggaAGGTCTGCACTTGtagtattcggcacatgtgacaaataaagtttgatttgagtgtcgctgcacagcttttttcaggtctctccagagatgttcgatcaggttcaagtccggctcttgctgggcaactcaaggacattcagagacttgtcccgaagccattcctgcgttgtcttggctgtgtacttagggtcattgtcctattggaagttgaacctttaccccagtctgaggtcctgagtactctggagcaggttttcatcaaagatctctctgtactttgctccattcagctttcccttgatcctgactagtttcccagtccctgctgctaaaaaacatccccacagcatgatgctgccaccaccattcttcaccgtagggatggtgcccggTTTCCTCtagacttggcattcaggccaaagagttcaatcttggtttcatcagaacagaggatcttgtttttcatggtcagagtcctttaggtgccttttggcaaactcctccaagcgggctgtcaggtgccttttactgaggagtggcttccgtctggcactctaccataaaggcctgatttggtggagtgctgcaaagatggttgtccttctggaatgtgcTCCCATATCCACAAAggaacttatgtaaataaggtatttctgtttttaatttttttaaatacatttttaatacatttgcagaaatgtcaacttttgtcattatggggtattgtgtgtagattgatgaagagaAAAttaatttgatccattttagagaaaggctgtaacgtaacaatgtggaaaaagtcaatgggtccgaatactttccgaTGCACTGCATTTTAATTtgaaacaggacaaatctgagggggcacattCCTCGATGGGCATGACACCACTGATACCCAAGACATGGTTGACAGACCATCAAATCGGCTCATTGGTGTTCCCTTGAACACTGTCCGAAACAAAATCAATTGTGCCCTCCATTTCTCATTGGTTGGACTCTCACATAGCCAGAGACGATTAAGATAACTTTGTCCCCAACTTTAAAACATCAGTAGGAACAAAAGAGCCATTTGAGCACACTGCCACTTAAGTATTATTACCACAGCTGCATTCATGCTGACTCTTTCCCCTTTAAGGATTTACTTGGTGACGGTCAGCTCGGAAGTGGTAGGAGGGACCACAGAGAAACTTTGTGCTCAGGTCCATCAAGCAACAGAGCCTCTGTCATTGAAGGTGTCAATGGAGATGGAGGGTGGCAGCAGCACCATTCTACTGGAGGAAGCCGTAACACAGGATTTCTATCGCTGCACCTCCTTCCAGGTCAGCTGCAGCTGTGCTGCGTTCGGCAGGCTACAACATTGTATAAGGCCATGACAGAAATATATTATGTAGAACCATCATGCCTGTCTGACATGTAGATTCTAACTGCTAAGTTCCACAACAATGTGATCTACTGAATGTGGCCCTATTCTATCTTCTCACATGCAAAAGCATCTCGACTACAGTCAACAAGCCAATTTGTTAAATGTTGACGTCATTTGTTTACTTAACTAACACTGATCGGAGGCATCAGCTTTAATGGTAGCTGACCCTTTGAATTGGGTCTCTTTCCCATCAGTGTTGGGTGTTACACAACCTGTTCCTCACTTCATATTGATTTTAGTTGAACAGTAACTCCCACTAGTtgtacatacactgagtataccaaacattaagaataccttcctaatattgagttttgcccttagaacagccttaatttgtcgggccatggactctacaagttgtCGAAAGCGTTCTACATAGATGCTGGCCCAAGTTGGCTTgacgtcctttgggtggtggacaattcttgatacacgcgggaaactgttgagtgtgaaaaacccagcagtgatGCAGTTCTTTatacaaactggtgcacctggcacctaccatacccagttcaaaggcacttcaatattttgtcttgccaattctccctctgaatggcgcacagacacaatccatgtctcaaggcttaaaaatgattctttaacctgtctcctccccttcatctacactgattgaagtggatttaacaagtgacatcaataagggatcatagctttcacctggattcacctggtcagtctgtcatggaaggagaaggtgtccttaatgttttgtatactctgtGTATATCAGATTACAGTTGATAGAAACTCCTGACTCTTTTTCTGGTCATCTTAGACTCATGCTAGCTATATGCATTCATTCAGCAACACACATTCATTTCAGTCTTTTATTCTGAATAGTTTGGATGTAACTCAGTCATGTTGTGTGGAACTCAACTTGGTTTCCAGGCTGTATGCAAAATGATCCAACCCATGAAATGTAGTGGCTGTTATTTTAACCTCAGCATAGCGAAGTATGACTATCCACCATTTTAACAAAAAGCGCTCTTCTCAAACTACTGTTAGGAGAGCCAAGCTATGGTTAGGAGCTAGAGAAACATCCATTGTCCTGTTCTTCATGTTGTACAGGTACCCACAGTGAAGACTGACAGTGTGGCCACTGTCCATGTTAGCATCAAGGGGAGGAAGGATGAGATGAGTAAAAAGACCAAGATCTTGATCAAGCCCAAAAGATTCCTCACCATTTTCCAGACAGACAAACCAGTCTACAaacctggacagacaggtagttagaTACATTATTTGATCAACACTGAAATGTACTAAACTGACCCTTTTCGTCTAGGCTACTGTTAATAATGTTGAATGATTATACATACTCATTTTGTGAGGCCATAAGCTTGAGGAAATGTCATGACTGAAATGGATGatgaatatactgtacatgtttcTACCACTTTCCCAGTCAAGTTCCGAATCGTCTCGCTGGATGCTAGTTTCTTGTCATTCAATCAGATGGTAAGTTACTCTCAGTGTTATTCAATAAAAATAAAGTTAGTCTTTGAAAGCAATTTTAAGTTGGGTTTTACAGGACAGCCCAGTGTTAGTCAGAAATGGAACATTTTAGGGAGGTGCTGTGTCATTTGGGAGATGTTTACCATAGTTGAGTGAGGAAGGGAGCAATGATTCCATTCTCTTGCAGTCCCATTTTTTTATGGGGCAGTGTGGGCGGGTGGGTGGATCAGCAAACATGTGGTCAGAGTTCATTTGGCCCGGCTGTTTGATCAGAGCATCGAAAGGATTGAATGGAAAGAATCGAAAGGCCTGCTCTGTACTGTCGCTCTGtagatgcctctactgtggaaaCTGTTTTGGAAAGATATGTATTTAATGTTTTAAACCCATTTCTGACACCAAACAATTCTGGGaagaaatacaaatacaatttaaacattttttgggggcccAATGTAAATGCTGAATGTTTGTTTCTCTTTTCTAGTATGAAACAGTGGAACTTCAGGTGAGACTCATTCAAATCTATTGCACCTAAACTAAATCTGCATATATAAGATAAGCAATAATAATGTCTCCCTTCGAAAATATTTCCTGCCAATATGTACTGCGGCATAAATTGATACAATGCCTGCCTCTGTAACAAAAACACCTTCCTTAAACCTACTATATACAGGACCCCAACTCCAACCGCATTGCTCAGTGGTTGAACCAGTTAACAGTGAGTGGAATTCTGGACCTGTCCCACCCCATGTCTGCAGAGGCAACGCAAGGAAGTTACATCATCACTGCATGGAATGAGAAGGGAGAACAAACCTCCCAAAACTTTGACATCAAAGAATATGGTGATGTCTTCTGTCTGATTCTATTGTTTTTACATTGTGATTAAATTGTGGTCTGTGATTTGTTTTTGGTGTAGTTCAACAGACATTGAAGACGTAATATCAACATGTATCTTTTACAGTGTTGCCCAAATATGAGGTGAAAGTCCATCTTCCCCAAACAATAACTATTCTGGACAATCAAGCAACACTGAGAGTTTGTGGAAAGTAAGTGAATAAGACGATGGCGCGTGACAGACAATAAGATGATAATGACCAGCAAGATAATGATAATGACAAACAAGCATCTAAACAAGGACATTTTATGGGCAGTATATTAGGACTTAATATGTGTGTTGCATAGACTATACTTTATAGATACTGTCCCATGTTTGATACTTGCTCATGTTCATAgctgtttattattatttttttttacaacacaTGTATGTATATACCATTATTGAATTGTCATTCATCTGGTGACTTTGTTTCTAGATACACTTATGGAAAACCAGTGCTGGGGTCTGTCACGATGAACGTTTGTAGAAATGCCATTCGACATCACTGGTTATATGGTTCTAGTACTATCTGCGAGTTGTATATTAGGAAAGTAAGTGTTTTTTTATTCTTGTTACGCTAAATCCTTCGATGACAAATAGAACTCACTGTGGTGAGGTTTATGGAAGCATGCTTTCGTAGTGGAGCTAAGCTGACCTACAATAACTGTACTCATTCTCCTTAGACCGACAAAACTGGTTGTGCAACCCAAATTATTGACGTGACCCGATTCGCTCTAAATGAATCAAGGTTTGATGACTTTGAAGTGGAGACTGAGATGGAGGAATATGGAACGGGTAGGAGAGAACTTCATCTTTAACGTAGGTGTTTACATGCTCAACTGTTAACCTCTGACCCTTGCCTGTGTTCTCTCCAGGGGTCATCCTTAAAGGTAGTGGCAAGGCAAGCTTTACCGATGTCATCGTAACTGTTTGTTTTGAGGACGTGCCCCAAGCATATAAACCAGGGATTGCATATGAGGGGAAGGTGAGGACAAAATATATTACATTCCTTTTTAATAACACTGCAGGGAAACGGATTGCTTAGGAAAATCTATGAAAGATGTTATGATAAATGTTAACGCATCATTTGGAGCATCTAAACCATGATTTTGATGTGTTGTGTTTAATGGGAGTTTACATGTAGTATATTGGACATCTGCAGTCATCCTGTCCTGTGTTTTCAGATCAAAGTGACCGGTCCAGACTCTACTCCCATTCCCAATGAGCCTGTGTACCTCTTCCTACAAAACAGTGGCACATCTGAGGACTGGACTCTCACCACAGACAGCAAGGGCATTGCTTCTTTCTCTCTAGACACTTCTCTGTGGAGTTCTGAGTCTGTGTCTCTGTCGGTCAGTTGTCACTAACTCATGTTTTCCTCTAAATATTTAATGATATATTATTTAAATATGAAAATGTTTGTTCAGAATGAGATCATTAATGTATCATGGTGTATTCCCTAAGGTTACTACAATTGTTTCTTTTTCATATATTTTCTGTATTTCTTCAACCAGGCTCGTTATCAAAAGGTTAGGGAGGATTATCAGTACATGCACGGTGTGCGTAGACCAGAATATACATCCGCTTACCATTTCGCAAGGAAATTTTATTCCAAGAGCAAGAGCTTTGTGAACATAATGCAGGGCGAAGGGAAGTTCTCCTGTGAGAAGGACGGTATTGTTCTTGCTCGCTACATCATCCAGGGGGAGGAGCTGATGaagggtgtcacgttctgaccatagttcttgtgtgttttccttgttttagtgttggtcaggacatgagctgggtgggcattatatgatgtgtgtctagtttgtctgtttctgtgtttggcctgatatggttctcaatcagaggcaggtgttagtcattgtctctgattgggaaccatatctaGCTAGCCTgttttggtgttgggttttgtgggtgattatttccgtgtctgtgtttgtttcaccacacaggactgtttcggttttcacatgtattgttttgtatagtagtagtagtgttttcTCGGTATTCGTCTTGATTAAAGATGTTTAACCCTACatggagagtgtggcagagtcaggagccagacctgagccaactccccctgtttaccgtaaggcGCCATGGATGTTATCGGAGCTATCAGCGAAGCTGAGGGCAGAGTCTGAGAGGGTCGAGGAGTTattggacagaatggaggagagtgaacggatgggagatgaggagacactcgAGGAGGTGTTAATAGAATTGGGGGAGTGTGAAGAGAGGGAGCAGTTGATTTGGCGTAGTATGCAAGGcattcgccctgaggtgcgtgtccccagcccaggtagcaccagtgccggcaccccgcaccaggctgtctctccgtcccatcaatacaggtgctcccgcctgtccggagctacCAGAGTTTCCACCCCTCAGTCtagaggcgccagagctcctctgtccagcgctgccagagctttcctcctctccagctcagccggagtctcccgcctgtccagtgcagccggagtctcccgcctgtccagcgctgccagagcttccgccccacagtccagaggcgccagagccccacagtccagaggcgccagagccccacagtccagaggcgccagagccccacagtccagaggcgccagagccccacagtccagaggcgccagagccccacagtccagaggcgccagagccccacagtccagaggcgccagagccccacagtccagaggcgccagagccccacagtccagaggcgccagagccccacagtccagaggcgccagagccccacagtccagaggcgccagagccccacagtccagaggcgccagagccccacagtccagaggcgccagtcagccaggatcctccagagccgccagtcagccaggatccgccagagccgccagtcagccaggatccgccagtcagccaggagctgccagagccgtatgtcagccaggagctgccagagccgtcagtcagccaggagctgccagagccgtcagtcagccagaagctgccagagccgtcaaccagcctgaagctgccagagccgtcaaccagcctgaagctgccagagccgtcaaccagcctgaGCTACCCTTCGGTCCTGAGCTACCCTTCGGGCCTGAGCTACCCTTCGGGCCTGAGCTACCCTTCGggcctgagctacccctcgggcctgagctacccctcgggcctgagctacccctcgggcctgagctacccctcgggcctgagctacccctcgggcctgagctacccctcggGCCTGAGCTACCCTTCGGGcctgagctacctcagtcccgagctgcccctcagtccagtggggccctttgTTAGGGTTCCTAGGCCGGCGGCGAGGGTCGGTGGTGGtggtatttaacctttattgaatTGACCATAAATTGACCATAAACCATGTGTTCAAatggtaacatacattttgttTTTATTGCACCCTTTTCACCACCAGAGATACAGGAAAGGTGGATTTTGAGAAGACTGTCCCTGACACCATCACCAAGTGGGCTGCAGGGGCGttctgtacttcctcagtgggtTTTGGCCTGGCTCCCAACACTGGCCTCACTGCCTTCCAACCCTTTGTGAGCTTGACGCTGCCCTACTCTGTCATCCGGGGGGAGGTGTTCACACTCAAGGCCACAGTGTTCAACTACCTCTCCAAGTGTATCATGGTAAGCCCTCCCAGTATTGTCTATTTCTTTTACCTCTCCAGTCCCACTTCATTTGGATAGTCCCTGTAGACAACCTGACGCTCTGACACTAAGGACGAGAGAAGAGGACGTGTGGAATCTAGGAAAGACTTGAGATTGACCCCATGTGTTTTCTCCTAGGTGAAGGTAATTCTAGCTGAGTCGGACCAGTTCACAGCCAGGCCATGTGAAGGCTGCCAGTACACCCTGTGTCTGTGTGCTGAAGAGAGCAGCACCTTCAAGTGGATCCTCACCCCAACTGCTCTGGGTGAGCCATACAGTACTTTCTGGCAATCTATCACAAGGCTCCAAATGTACTCCCTGGTCCTTCCCACTAATTCTTCTGTGAGGTGTAATAAATATGGTGGTAACTCCACTAAACtgcttatacctatccagacccttaaTTAATGTAAATGTTGACAGGTTAGGGCCAAAGAGGGGGTAGGATGTGAATTTTGCCGTCTGTGGTACCACTGTGGTGCCTAAGGACAGCGTTATTCACTTTGCACAGCTCTCGTCAGACTGAAATGTAAGAATATTCAGTTATGTATCTAATAGACATGGCTCAAATAAATTCCTTGTATATATCCTAGCCCTGTAAAGAAATGTTGACAATCGCTTGTACTAACAAGTCAAGAGGGATATCTGATGTGCTCAGAAAGATCTCCCTTGGGGTATCAaataaatggaaggaaggaacgAGGGTGGGTGGGAAGGAAGGAACGAGGGAGGatgggaaggaaggaaagagggagggaacagTTGAGCCAAGGTACATGAGTGACTAAAGAGTGGCTAGaggaatcttttttttttaaataatgtttttatttaattaggcaagtcagttaagaacaaattcttattttcaatgacggcctaggaacagtgggttaactgcctgttcagaacgacagatttgtaccttgtcagctcagggattcgaacttgcaacctttcggttactagtccaacactaaccactaggctaccctgcggggatgggggctgggattaaaaataaattatataAAAGAAATATAggacacaacacacatcacgacaacactacataaagagagacctaaaatgACAACACAGCAGCAACACATGGCAggagcacaacatggtagcaacacaaaatagGGTACAAACATTGTTGGGCACAGACTACAGCataaaggacaagaaggtagagacaacaatgcatcacgcaaagcagccacaacggtCAGTAAGAGTTTCCATGATTGAGATTGAAATAAAgatgtccagtttgagtgtttgttgcatctcgttccagtcgctagctgcagcgaactggaaagacgagtgacccagggatgtgtgtgctttggggacctttaacagattgtgactggcagaacgggtgtttgTGGAGGATGacggctgcagtagatatctcagataggggggagtgaggcctaagagggtttaatAAATAAGCAACAACCAGTGGTCTTGCGACGTTTATACAGAGCTcaccagtttacagaagagtatagagtgcagtgatgtgtcctataaggagcattggtggcaagtCTGATAGCTGAATGAAAAataacatctagccgctcgagagcacccttacctgccaatctataaattacatatcctacccatgctagattatggaggTCTTCTGAATTAGGGTTAGTTTgtcagctggggtgaaagaggagcgattacgatagaagaaaccaagtctagatttaactttaggaTGAGAGGGTGACCGGAAGCAAGCTGATGGGTGACTGGTCTAGACTGGAATGTTAATGTCTCCCTGTCCTGAACTATAGGGGAGGTGAAAGTGAGCGCCGAGGCATTGAAGACTGAGGAGCACTGCGGCAACGAAGTGGCCACGGTGCCAGAGAAAGGACGCATTGATACCATTGTGCAAACACTGCTGGTAGAGGAGTGTCTGTCCTGTATAGCAAGTCCACTGTTTCTCCCACTGTGATAACATGTTTTCAGTAACACTAGGGTGAGGGTAAATACATTAGACTTTATATCCCCTGCTATTGTATGTTTGGTATTTTGATAAGGAGACCAACATGGTTTGGTGTTTTAAGCTTAAATACAGTTAGACACCAGCCCATgcataataaataaaaaaggaaatatTTTTTACAAGTTTGAAGAAAAATGTAATCTGTCAATTAATTAATGCATATATTTTCATATAGCTGGACTGACACAACAGACGGCCTGGGGCGTAgactcccgggtggcacagtggtctaaggcactgcatcgcagtgctagctgtgccaacagagactctgggtttgagcccaggctctgtcgcagtcggccacgaccgggaggcccatggggcggcgcacaattggttaAGTgtcgttaggggagggtttggccggcagggatacccttgtctcatcgcgcactagtggCTCCTGTAGCGGGCCAGGCACAGTACTGTGTTTCCgctgacacattggtgcttctGGGTTAGATGAGTGTTGtcttaagaagcagtgtggcttggttgggttgtgtttcggaggacgcatggctcttgaccttcgcctctcccgagtccgtacgggagttgtagcgatgagacaagactgtaacttctaacaattggatactacgaaattTGGGGGAAAAACTAACATTTAATTAACCTTTAAGTGATTAGCATATAAATTCTAGGATCAAATGAACTCGATTTGTCATCATTAGACTTTTATTTtggtgctgtttttcctgaaaatGGTCAGTTTCCCTCTATTAGGCCGAGGGAACCCAGGAGACGGTTAGCCACAACGCCCTGCAGGTGATCTCCTGACCTCTGTCATTTTACTTTCTCATAATTAACCTGATGATTAAGTTGACATGCATTTGTTTTGGTTTAGATGAAATACTTTTTAATTGGTTATACCAGTTTTCAAGTCACTGTCTGTCTCATTTATCTGTCTCCAGAGGGCCCAGTGGAGAAGGACATCTCTCTGAAGTTGCCTGAGGTGTTTGTGGAGGGCTCTGCCAAGGTTTCTCTCTCAGTACTAGGTGAGAATACTCCGCCTGTTTTGTTGAGGTTTCACATCTAATTCTAAGGTTTATAAAATGTTCAGGATATGTTTTCCTTTTGGTGCAGATGAAGTGTAGGCAAGGATTTTTCATCCATGTATTCATGATGGGGCAAGTGGATATTCAACTATTCAACCTGCAGATCTATGATTCCCTTAAGGTTATGGGTGAGGACAGGGATAAGCATTGATTAATGTTAGGGTAAGGAAAGGGATCTGCAGGTCAAATAACTGCCATTAATTAGAGACCAATGTTTGATTGCTTGCCTCAATGGTTGGTCTCTTTCACCAGGCGACCTGATGGGCCGGGCCATGAAGAACCTGGACAGCCTGTTGCAGATGCCCTATGGCTGTGGAGAGCAGAACATGGTGCTGTTTGCTCCCAACATCTACATCCTCAACTACCTGCAGAGCACCAGGAAGCTCACCAAGGAGATCCAGACCAGGGCCACAGGCTTCTTAGAGAGTGGTGAGGAAGCTGGGTCTGGCACAACATAACAAAACTGTTTTAAAATATGTTGCAACGAAAAGCAAGCATTTATTATCAGACATGTTCAGTTACAGCATACACTCCCTATTTTCCtcaaaagcatttaaaaaaaaaaaatctccctactggacacaaccctggTAAATAGGCTGTTATCTATTCTGAAGACAAATGCTTAATTTAATAAATATAATGTGATATGACAAAATAATTTGCAATAAGCCT from Oncorhynchus keta strain PuntledgeMale-10-30-2019 chromosome 18, Oket_V2, whole genome shotgun sequence harbors:
- the LOC118396839 gene encoding alpha-2-macroglobulin-like; the encoded protein is MEMEGGSSTILLEEAVTQDFYRCTSFQVPTVKTDSVATVHVSIKGRKDEMSKKTKILIKPKRFLTIFQTDKPVYKPGQTVKFRIVSLDASFLSFNQMYETVELQDPNSNRIAQWLNQLTVSGILDLSHPMSAEATQGSYIITAWNEKGEQTSQNFDIKEYVLPKYEVKVHLPQTITILDNQATLRVCGKYTYGKPVLGSVTMNVCRNAIRHHWLYGSSTICELYIRKTDKTGCATQIIDVTRFALNESRFDDFEVETEMEEYGTGVILKGSGKASFTDVIVTVCFEDVPQAYKPGIAYEGKIKVTGPDSTPIPNEPVYLFLQNSGTSEDWTLTTDSKGIASFSLDTSLWSSESVSLSARYQKVREDYQYMHGVRRPEYTSAYHFARKFYSKSKSFVNIMQGEGKFSCEKDGIVLARYIIQGEELMKGVTF